Within Butyrivibrio fibrisolvens, the genomic segment GCTCAGCTGGGAGAGCATCTGCCTTACAAGCAGAGGGTCATAGGTTCGAGCCCTATAGGTCCCATTTTCTTTATAAATAATGTTAATACGCCGGCATGGCGGAACTGGCAGACGCCTGGGACTTAAAATCCCATGGGTAGTAATACCCGTACCGGTTCGATTCCGGTTGCCGGCATATTTTAAACGACAAGTTAATAGCTTGTCGTTTTATTTTGTCTATATACAAGAGGTTATAATCACTGCTTTTTCACAAATCAAATATATTATTATATTTCATTATGTCGAATATATAGATATGATAGCTCTTGAAGATAGATAATATGACTTACATAAATACGATATTCAACAAAGATAGATAATATAGCTTGTATAAATAAATACGATATACAACAAAGATAGATATATTATTATCAAAAGTAAATATAATGTGTCTTAGAGGTATGTGATATAACTCTTATATAGAGATCTGACATAACATGTATCGATAGGATTAATATAGAATTCATAAAAGATAAAGTTCTTATTTTGGAGGTATTTATGGTAGAAGATAAGATTGAACGCGAACTTGGATATAAAACAGTGGAAGATTCTAAAGTCGAAAGATATAAAGTAATGATGCACGAAGATATCAATGGCTATGGACGTTTATTTGGTGGCAACCTGATGCTTATGATAGATGAAGCGGCAGGTATTGTTGCTACAAGACACTGTGCTCATACTGTTACAACAGCTGCAGTTGATAATCTTCAGTTCAAGAAACCGGCATTTCTTATGGATATAGTAGTCATTGAAGCATATCTTACCTATGTTGGCAG encodes:
- a CDS encoding acyl-CoA thioesterase produces the protein MVEDKIERELGYKTVEDSKVERYKVMMHEDINGYGRLFGGNLMLMIDEAAGIVATRHCAHTVTTAAVDNLQFKKPAFLMDIVVIEAYLTYVGRTSMEVRVDTYVEDRKTGLRHVINRAYLTEVCLDDDEKPLTIPYGLKIETECQKAEWEGALKRIAMRKKRRAEGF